GTTTAACTATTATAATGcattatttgaaataaatggTTGGCTACTACCACAGGAATCTGAAggaatttatataattacccTGTCGAATGAGTGAAGCTAATCCAAATTCCGAATTTTTCACACCACTTGGTATAAAACGCCCTTGCAAACTCAAAGTCAACTCAGTTATTTACTTTGCACAATGAATTGCTTTTCGAAGGTCTTTCTGCTGGCAGCCATCCTTTTCCTTAGCATCCGATCTGGCTGGTCTCAGATGCGCTTTAGGAGTCAGTATGATTAAATATTATCTGTTTAATTGGATCGGCTAATAGGGACTTATGAATATTTCAGAGTGCGGCAATGACCTCGGGTATTGTACATCAGTTCGCAATCGCTGTAGGGCCATAGCACCGCCAACTGAATGCGGTCCAAATGAAAAATGCTGCAAGAGGTAGTTAAAGATCTTAGTTCAAACTGAGATGAGTTTTAGTGAAATATAAAGCACAAACTTTCTCATTTGAATCCTTTTCTTGGGTATTACTTATTCCTGAAcagtatatattaaattagtATTGTCAATTGGAAACCTTAATATAGAATGGTGTTTAGTTAGCCTTCCCAGATTAGCAAATACAGTTTCTCAAAGTTTCATCCGCTTTTATTAAGCAGTGAGCTCAGAGTCCACCTCTATTAAACTAAATTTGGTTACTGAATGTGGGCTCTACGTACATGGTCTTAATTTTTTCCAGATTGTGGCAAGGGGTGTTGTGCTTCAGCTTGCGACTGTTGCAAGGAGCCAACAGGTTCGACGGAGGTTTCACTATGTTTTATTACCAGAAtatgttaattaaaatatatttgaattttaactGAATTAGTTAACTTAATTATCACTTGAAATCTTGAGACATAAGACGTTCTGATAcgccaattattatttttttgattttttaattgatttatatattcagttgaattattttttaagcttGTGGGAGAGGACTGTGTGTATCTGTTGCAAATAGTTGCCAACAGGCATCCAATAGATGCATAAGAAAACAAGAACAAGATATGGATAAATAACGATAAATAACAATTATCGATTGGAAAATGCTAAACTAATTTATTTCCCCTTTGGCCGAAAAAAGGGGATAGAAGCGAGTTTGTTAGccaagaaaaatcaattttatggTGTAATTGTATACTGTATATGGGCAATTGCAATTATCATGCTATAATTCATCTATCATAAAGCAATCAGATACATTCAAATTATTTCTTGCATTAGACAAAAATGGATAAGGTTTCGATGGTTTTTCTTATACTTTCTTTGCTGTCCATGATATATTACTCCACTGCTCCCACTCACCGTAAGTGTTTTACCAATTTCAACAAAAGTTGCGTTAACACACAAGCcttacaaatattttagctGATTGTGGTCCAGCAGGTCGCTGCTACACTGTAAATAAACACTTTGGAAGTTTTAGGCAGACAAGATGCGTTCCTTGCAAATATAAACGTCCCATACCGAAATGAAGTAcgtaaataaaatgcaaaaatgaaaattgaagaTGTAACAACAActgatatataaataaaatacaagtaaaatatattttaagaaaCATAAAAGAGGGAGCagcatttaaatgtttaataaataCAGCTTACTGAttcacaaaaaacaaacagtgCAAACTGTGCAAAAAGCAAGGAGAAAACGAATATTAATGTATACCATGCAAAATGGAGGCCACAAATATGAATACACACTCATTCATATCTGTGTGTTTGTTCTGTTCGGTGAATTTCGCTCCACCACT
The sequence above is drawn from the Drosophila melanogaster chromosome 2R genome and encodes:
- the CG43788 gene encoding uncharacterized protein, translating into MNCFSKVFLLAAILFLSIRSGWSQMRFRKCGNDLGYCTSVRNRCRAIAPPTECGPNEKCCKR
- the CG43789 gene encoding uncharacterized protein, which codes for MDKVSMVFLILSLLSMIYYSTAPTHPDCGPAGRCYTVNKHFGSFRQTRCVPCKYKRPIPK